The following coding sequences lie in one Posidoniimonas polymericola genomic window:
- the fliQ gene encoding flagellar biosynthesis protein FliQ: MDPQQAIDLGREALLVTTIIAAPVLLAGMIVGLLIGLLQALTQIQEQTVAFVPKLLAMVVALAMTLPWLLSRLMEYSGGLIASIPDRL; the protein is encoded by the coding sequence ATGGACCCACAACAAGCCATCGACCTCGGCCGCGAGGCCCTGCTGGTCACCACCATCATCGCCGCCCCGGTGCTGCTGGCGGGCATGATCGTCGGCCTGCTGATCGGACTGCTGCAGGCGCTGACCCAGATCCAAGAACAGACCGTCGCGTTCGTCCCCAAGCTGCTGGCAATGGTCGTCGCGCTGGCGATGACGCTGCCGTGGCTGCTGTCGCGGCTGATGGAGTACTCCGGCGGCCTGATCGCGTCGATCCCTGATCGCCTTTAG